From the Solibacillus sp. FSL R5-0449 genome, one window contains:
- a CDS encoding histidine kinase dimerization/phospho-acceptor domain-containing protein, with the protein MKIKSWLLLTYLLVMILPLLALYGLYVTINAYYQDKNVDEYLEKWAVVTDLKDQLDHPSLYNMNANYKGIEKLTSDQLMITLYNPNGKIYYSSNLINPFSSFESKSYVYKNLYEFEQNYKTFIYKEPVYEDGKIKGIYKITLVRSEWLEQVNTKSLFVIISLIIVMLLLYAAVVYLLNRRLNKPAKRLMEQMHAFAKDEETNPLPVTKDEIGKLTESFQLMQQEITATRKNLAVEQQQKEFMIASLSHDLKTPLTSIQAYAESLRHGSHSEKEQHEYLQVIQSKADYMKQLLDDLMMLTLLQSPTYELELVKVDGEEFFEMLLSDYEQISREKGFEAKTTVNVEGSYFVNPKQLMRVVDNVVANAWTYTNPGGTIGISAFESPNIPSWSFGKLAESFTEKGIYIVVKNSGATLSEQQCKEMFDPLYQIDDSRSHIGERGAGLGLSIAKQIMAKHDGTITAIAQQNQLAIFIWLPSIEEERNG; encoded by the coding sequence ATGAAGATTAAATCATGGCTTCTACTGACGTATTTGCTTGTCATGATATTGCCGTTGCTTGCATTGTATGGTCTTTATGTAACGATTAACGCGTACTACCAAGATAAAAACGTTGATGAATATTTAGAAAAGTGGGCAGTTGTGACAGATTTAAAAGACCAGTTGGATCATCCATCGCTTTACAATATGAATGCGAATTATAAAGGAATCGAGAAACTGACTTCCGATCAGTTAATGATTACATTATATAATCCAAATGGGAAGATCTATTATTCTTCAAATTTAATTAATCCTTTCAGCAGCTTTGAGTCGAAAAGTTACGTTTATAAAAATCTGTATGAGTTTGAACAAAACTATAAGACATTTATTTATAAAGAACCTGTTTATGAAGACGGGAAAATAAAAGGTATATACAAAATTACGCTCGTTCGTTCTGAATGGCTGGAACAAGTAAATACAAAATCACTATTTGTCATTATTAGTTTAATCATAGTAATGCTGCTCCTATACGCGGCGGTTGTCTATTTGCTGAACAGACGCCTCAATAAGCCGGCAAAACGCCTAATGGAACAAATGCATGCTTTTGCCAAGGATGAAGAAACAAATCCGCTGCCAGTAACAAAGGATGAAATCGGGAAATTAACCGAGAGCTTTCAATTAATGCAACAGGAAATAACTGCGACCCGAAAAAATCTTGCAGTGGAACAGCAGCAAAAGGAATTTATGATTGCGAGTCTGTCACATGACTTGAAAACGCCTCTTACATCAATTCAAGCATACGCAGAAAGTTTACGGCACGGGAGCCATTCCGAAAAGGAACAGCACGAGTATTTGCAGGTCATTCAGTCCAAAGCCGACTATATGAAGCAGTTGCTTGATGACTTAATGATGTTGACATTATTGCAGTCCCCGACCTATGAATTGGAACTAGTAAAGGTCGATGGTGAAGAGTTTTTTGAAATGCTGCTTAGTGATTATGAACAGATCAGCAGGGAAAAAGGGTTCGAAGCGAAAACAACAGTCAATGTAGAAGGAAGTTATTTTGTAAATCCGAAGCAACTGATGCGTGTTGTCGACAATGTTGTCGCAAATGCCTGGACGTATACAAATCCTGGAGGAACAATTGGTATATCGGCATTTGAATCACCGAATATTCCTTCGTGGAGTTTTGGGAAATTAGCAGAAAGCTTTACAGAAAAGGGCATTTATATTGTTGTAAAAAACAGCGGCGCAACATTATCGGAACAGCAATGTAAAGAAATGTTTGATCCCCTGTATCAAATTGATGATTCCCGGAGCCATATTGGCGAACGGGGGGCTGGTCTCGGTTTAAGTATTGCAAAGCAAATAATGGCTAAACATGATGGAACGATTACAGCTATAGCGCAGCAAAATCAACTAGCGATTTTCATATGGCTACCATCAATTGAAGAAGAGAGGAATGGGTAA
- a CDS encoding response regulator transcription factor, which yields MAQQILLVEDDREIARIIKDTLIKEGYAVTWATTGIEGLEDFSSGNYDLILVDWMMPEMDGLSMIEHIRLQSDVPIIMISAKSNETDKVTGLQDADDYLAKPFSLEELKARVRSQLRRWQRYNKVFATEETISYAQGLKIDWLKERVYIEEAEVNLTQKEFALLKVLAQNPFELFTKEALYTHVWHQVELDQTHTVTVHIKALREKLNDPVKSPNYIQTVWGKGYRFIGEQI from the coding sequence ATGGCACAACAAATTCTTTTAGTGGAAGATGACCGCGAAATTGCTCGCATTATTAAAGACACTTTAATAAAGGAAGGCTATGCAGTAACATGGGCAACGACAGGAATTGAAGGGCTGGAGGATTTTTCTTCCGGAAACTATGATTTAATACTTGTTGATTGGATGATGCCTGAAATGGATGGGTTATCTATGATTGAACATATTCGACTGCAAAGCGATGTCCCAATCATAATGATCAGTGCAAAAAGCAATGAAACGGATAAAGTTACAGGGTTACAAGATGCCGATGATTATTTGGCAAAGCCGTTTTCTTTAGAAGAATTAAAAGCGCGTGTTCGGTCTCAATTAAGGCGATGGCAGCGATATAATAAAGTTTTTGCAACAGAAGAAACAATTTCATATGCACAAGGATTAAAAATCGATTGGCTAAAAGAACGTGTTTATATTGAAGAGGCTGAAGTTAATTTGACGCAAAAAGAGTTTGCGTTACTGAAAGTATTGGCACAAAATCCATTCGAGCTATTTACAAAGGAAGCGTTGTATACACATGTATGGCATCAAGTGGAGCTGGACCAGACACACACGGTTACTGTGCACATTAAAGCATTGCGTGAGAAGCTGAACGATCCTGTCAAATCACCTAACTATATACAGACTGTATGGGGAAAGGGCTACCGATTTATAGGTGAACAAATATGA
- a CDS encoding GNAT family protein, with amino-acid sequence MEVFFEKMDCEKATAILGWTYEEPYNFYNNEQTVEALEELMEGSYYTVNKNNEVIGFFCTGESARIPSGNKFNVYKEDFIDMGVGMHPNLVGQGKGYEFCRGVIKFIEDNSPSKPLRLTVAMFNERAIRLYKKLGFVKENEFSNDVTKFMTMVRK; translated from the coding sequence ATGGAAGTCTTTTTTGAAAAGATGGACTGTGAGAAGGCCACTGCAATTCTCGGTTGGACATATGAGGAGCCTTACAATTTTTACAATAATGAACAGACAGTGGAAGCTTTAGAGGAATTAATGGAAGGTTCCTACTACACAGTTAATAAAAATAATGAGGTAATTGGGTTTTTCTGTACTGGGGAAAGCGCTCGAATACCAAGCGGAAATAAGTTTAATGTTTATAAGGAGGATTTTATTGATATGGGGGTTGGAATGCATCCAAATCTGGTCGGTCAAGGCAAGGGGTATGAGTTTTGTAGGGGTGTTATAAAATTCATCGAGGATAATTCTCCAAGTAAACCACTGAGACTGACCGTAGCAATGTTTAATGAAAGAGCCATTCGCCTTTATAAAAAGCTTGGTTTTGTTAAAGAAAATGAATTTAGCAATGATGTTACAAAATTCATGACGATGGTTAGAAAATAA